The following proteins come from a genomic window of Nautilia profundicola AmH:
- the moaC gene encoding cyclic pyranopterin monophosphate synthase MoaC, producing the protein MDLTHINEKHNPKMVDVGDKEITKRVATASGVIHMQKATKEAILKEKTKKGAVLQTAIIAAIMGSKKTSELIPMCHNILIDGVDIDIEEIEDGFKIIATAKTTSKTGIEMEALTAVSVGLLTIYDMAKAIDREMVISDIRLEYKSGGKSGTFKRS; encoded by the coding sequence ATGGATTTAACTCACATCAATGAAAAACACAACCCTAAAATGGTGGATGTCGGAGATAAGGAAATTACAAAAAGAGTAGCGACTGCAAGCGGTGTAATTCATATGCAAAAAGCCACAAAAGAGGCTATCTTAAAAGAAAAAACAAAAAAGGGAGCCGTACTTCAGACTGCAATTATTGCAGCGATTATGGGAAGTAAAAAAACAAGCGAACTTATCCCTATGTGCCACAATATCCTCATAGACGGAGTTGATATTGACATAGAAGAAATTGAAGACGGATTTAAAATCATAGCAACCGCCAAAACCACATCAAAAACCGGTATCGAAATGGAAGCACTTACGGCTGTGAGTGTAGGACTTCTTACGATATACGACATGGCAAAGGCAATTGACAGAGAAATGGTGATAAGCGACATCAGACTCGAATACAAATCCGGCGGAAAAAGCGGAACATTCAAAAGAAGTTAA
- a CDS encoding rhodanese-like domain-containing protein, whose amino-acid sequence MLKYALPEYNKQIKISTQEARKLLENNKAVILDIRMPDEEDVLKHDFVLRLDPLKLEEHHIHLPKDKTILVVCNTQNRSPFAALYLREKGYDAKYIEKGIKELEKEFQKDVIKYENC is encoded by the coding sequence ATGCTTAAATACGCACTTCCGGAATACAACAAACAGATAAAAATATCAACGCAAGAAGCAAGAAAACTGCTTGAAAACAACAAGGCGGTAATTTTAGATATACGAATGCCGGACGAGGAAGACGTACTAAAACACGATTTCGTCTTAAGGCTTGATCCTTTAAAACTTGAAGAACACCATATTCATCTCCCGAAAGACAAAACCATCCTTGTCGTCTGCAACACCCAAAACCGTTCTCCTTTTGCGGCACTATATTTAAGGGAAAAAGGATACGATGCAAAATATATCGAAAAAGGCATAAAAGAGCTCGAAAAAGAGTTTCAAAAGGATGTAATTAAATATGAAAATTGCTAA
- a CDS encoding sulfite exporter TauE/SafE family protein has protein sequence MFYFEIFIIATVLSAFFALGGVGSATAMVPVMHWMGIDFNFAKAIGLFVNTTTTLTATFMNIKRKVLDIKFALPLAISLAAFAPFGAMYSKHIPVHEVKWLFAIFLFFSASMILFGKKEQKFHYDKQWVMVLIGAIVGFISGLLGIGGGALLMPIMILLGFDAKKLAVTMSFVIPFSTFAAFLTYMSFVKFDWVILTVAAAGAILGGYIGNYFMHFKLNQQQIKKIIGILLYIIAIKMIWSLVNA, from the coding sequence ATGTTTTATTTTGAAATCTTCATAATCGCCACCGTTTTAAGCGCATTTTTCGCACTCGGGGGAGTCGGAAGCGCAACCGCTATGGTTCCCGTAATGCACTGGATGGGGATCGATTTTAACTTCGCAAAGGCAATCGGCCTTTTCGTAAACACAACCACCACCCTTACAGCCACGTTTATGAACATAAAAAGAAAAGTACTCGATATCAAATTCGCCCTGCCCCTTGCAATATCACTCGCAGCATTCGCTCCATTTGGAGCAATGTACTCAAAGCACATTCCCGTTCATGAGGTAAAATGGCTTTTTGCCATATTTTTATTTTTCAGTGCAAGTATGATACTGTTTGGGAAAAAAGAGCAAAAATTCCACTACGACAAACAGTGGGTAATGGTTCTAATAGGTGCGATTGTGGGATTCATAAGCGGACTTCTCGGGATCGGTGGCGGTGCTCTTTTAATGCCAATAATGATTCTGCTCGGATTTGACGCCAAAAAACTGGCCGTAACGATGAGTTTCGTTATTCCGTTTTCTACGTTTGCGGCGTTTTTGACCTATATGAGTTTTGTAAAATTCGACTGGGTAATACTAACTGTAGCAGCAGCGGGAGCGATACTCGGTGGATATATAGGAAACTACTTTATGCATTTCAAACTAAACCAGCAGCAGATTAAAAAAATAATCGGAATTCTTTTGTATATAATTGCAATAAAAATGATTTGGAGTCTTGTAAATGCTTAA
- a CDS encoding rhodanese-like domain-containing protein has product MLKYATPAGLKEIRTNIDEFLKLYKEDKAVLIDIRMPFEKKVWGLKFTIELSPEELEANLDKLPKDKLIVTACPGNGRSPYAAIYLKEKGFNAKYLEEGLIELMKKLKGAEAKNFLS; this is encoded by the coding sequence ATGCTCAAATATGCAACACCTGCCGGACTTAAAGAAATAAGAACCAATATTGATGAATTCCTAAAACTTTACAAAGAGGATAAAGCCGTACTAATCGATATAAGAATGCCTTTTGAGAAAAAAGTATGGGGACTGAAATTTACTATCGAACTCTCACCTGAAGAGCTTGAAGCAAACCTTGATAAACTTCCTAAAGACAAACTGATCGTTACAGCATGCCCTGGAAACGGACGCTCTCCTTATGCAGCAATTTACCTTAAAGAAAAAGGATTTAATGCTAAATATCTTGAAGAAGGTTTAATCGAACTTATGAAAAAATTAAAAGGAGCGGAAGCTAAAAACTTCCTTTCTTAA
- a CDS encoding efflux RND transporter permease subunit encodes MFEFFHKRTHFLFAIILGMFVFGIIGLIKMPKNLFPDSNRPEVVIFTQVPGAPANVVATTVSKPIEEEMATLSNVYEIKSTNVANFSIVHVIFNYKKTLQSAAVDVSNALNRIKGKLPEGSTPAIYIVGAFTAPVDVFSLSPKNDSITLPEIRKIADSFIKPKLLSNKDIGNVEIFGGYQSSIMIKIDPRKMEKYGLTLDNFIKVLKTSNIDLPIGFIKSKDSFLTLTFYGNESDIKKLKNLFVKPNLKLSDIAEVKWSYKTNNSAYVGNNTPSIAVSVQRAPGGNLLATSDAARDMMKKIQKEYPNIKVTVSDTQRNIVETANINMIEALRDAIIFTLMVLLIFLANLRALAAAAISIPMVFFGVLAFLYLTGGELNVIIYTAIILALGMLTDDAVVVLENIERHLEEGEELKAAIYNGTKEVLMPVFAGTISTIAIIFPLMFVGGYPEKIFRPLIETLIVALLISWFLSVTFIPKLSEYLYKNGTNKTKFEKFFEALYQKTIAKLITPYVGILKFSNGKFKVFRRFLLIAGAVFVLAMTMKNIVPTIGRDVMPPMDTGIMKAKIEFSSNLNADESAKRLKPFLTWLNKQPWLEKSSIAIGTEQGVLSISGNGGGNSVGMTIIAVDRFHRKRTIWQLEKEVREELAKIEGIKNLAVFDYGATALSTINAPLAIEFRSDNYESLPQKAKEAEDIIKDIKGLTTTMISWDKDFLEAEIVIDKNKALSYGLTPAAIVSQIAIKDQVASISSSLASMNVQFVRVRFLGDYSKNLQTLKMLPITTKTGTVPLSELADIKTHFTYSKIERNDLEYSIEAQGYREKRAISKITDDADKLLHEHGITNYYQSGDMKELNDSFGRLIKAVVIGVIVLILTLMVVYQSLRLSLIMIVVLPLSMIGGMWGLLIANKPSCMPSMVGLLLLFGIIIKNAVLLIDFYKEYEHQGIPPFESAIAAIKIRFRPVMMTAFGTIAGMIPIALEQAIGLERLSPIADVAIGGLFIGTFLTLVYVPMFAYSTDPRRKEEKEN; translated from the coding sequence ATGTTTGAGTTTTTTCATAAAAGGACGCATTTTCTGTTTGCGATCATACTCGGTATGTTCGTATTCGGAATTATCGGACTTATAAAAATGCCAAAAAACCTCTTTCCGGATTCAAACAGACCGGAAGTCGTAATCTTTACACAGGTTCCGGGTGCCCCTGCCAACGTTGTAGCCACCACGGTATCCAAACCAATCGAAGAAGAGATGGCGACACTTAGCAACGTATACGAGATCAAATCCACAAACGTTGCGAACTTCTCGATCGTGCATGTGATATTCAATTACAAAAAAACACTCCAGTCAGCCGCGGTTGACGTATCAAACGCGCTTAACAGAATCAAAGGAAAACTGCCTGAAGGTTCTACCCCGGCAATTTATATAGTAGGTGCGTTTACGGCTCCTGTGGATGTGTTTTCACTAAGTCCTAAAAACGATTCAATCACACTGCCTGAAATCAGAAAAATTGCCGACAGTTTTATAAAACCTAAACTTCTAAGCAACAAAGATATAGGAAACGTGGAAATCTTCGGGGGATACCAAAGTTCAATCATGATCAAAATAGACCCTCGTAAAATGGAAAAATACGGTCTCACACTTGATAACTTTATAAAAGTATTAAAAACATCAAACATCGACCTTCCTATCGGGTTTATTAAAAGCAAAGACTCGTTCTTGACACTTACGTTTTACGGAAATGAAAGCGATATCAAAAAACTCAAAAACCTTTTTGTAAAACCGAACCTAAAGCTCTCGGACATTGCCGAAGTAAAATGGAGCTATAAAACAAACAACAGCGCATATGTAGGAAACAACACCCCTTCAATCGCCGTATCAGTCCAGAGGGCTCCTGGAGGAAACCTTCTTGCCACAAGCGACGCGGCAAGGGATATGATGAAAAAAATTCAAAAAGAGTATCCAAATATCAAAGTAACCGTTTCGGATACACAAAGAAACATCGTAGAAACCGCAAACATCAATATGATAGAAGCACTAAGAGATGCGATTATATTCACACTTATGGTGCTTTTAATCTTCCTTGCGAACCTAAGGGCGCTTGCGGCTGCGGCAATTTCGATTCCGATGGTGTTTTTCGGTGTTCTTGCTTTTCTATACCTAACAGGCGGGGAGCTTAACGTAATTATTTACACGGCTATCATCTTAGCCCTCGGGATGCTAACGGACGACGCCGTCGTCGTACTTGAAAACATAGAGCGTCACCTCGAAGAAGGCGAAGAGTTAAAAGCCGCCATTTACAACGGTACAAAAGAAGTGCTTATGCCGGTATTTGCGGGTACGATATCGACAATTGCGATTATTTTCCCGTTAATGTTTGTAGGCGGATACCCTGAAAAGATCTTCCGTCCTTTGATTGAAACATTAATCGTGGCGCTCCTTATCAGCTGGTTTTTATCTGTTACGTTTATCCCGAAACTTTCGGAATACCTGTATAAAAACGGTACGAACAAAACCAAATTCGAAAAATTCTTTGAAGCGCTATATCAAAAAACAATTGCGAAACTTATTACCCCTTATGTGGGAATTCTTAAATTCTCAAACGGTAAATTTAAAGTATTCAGAAGATTCTTACTCATTGCCGGTGCGGTATTCGTACTTGCAATGACTATGAAAAACATCGTCCCTACTATCGGAAGAGACGTAATGCCTCCGATGGATACGGGGATTATGAAAGCAAAAATCGAATTTTCATCAAACCTTAACGCGGACGAAAGCGCTAAAAGACTTAAACCGTTCTTAACATGGCTAAATAAACAGCCTTGGCTTGAAAAAAGTTCAATTGCCATAGGAACCGAGCAGGGAGTTCTTTCTATCAGCGGTAACGGTGGCGGAAACAGTGTCGGAATGACAATCATCGCCGTTGACAGATTCCACAGAAAAAGAACAATCTGGCAACTTGAAAAAGAAGTAAGGGAAGAACTTGCCAAAATAGAAGGAATCAAAAACCTTGCGGTATTTGACTACGGTGCGACTGCACTTTCGACAATCAACGCTCCTTTGGCGATTGAGTTTAGAAGCGACAACTATGAAAGTCTGCCTCAAAAAGCAAAAGAAGCAGAAGATATTATCAAAGACATCAAAGGTCTTACGACTACGATGATCAGCTGGGATAAAGACTTCCTTGAAGCCGAAATCGTAATAGACAAAAACAAAGCCCTAAGTTACGGACTGACACCTGCCGCTATCGTTTCACAGATTGCGATAAAAGACCAGGTGGCGTCAATTTCAAGCTCGCTTGCATCTATGAACGTACAGTTTGTAAGGGTGAGATTCTTGGGAGATTATTCTAAAAACCTGCAAACGCTTAAAATGCTTCCTATCACAACCAAAACCGGAACGGTTCCTTTAAGCGAACTTGCGGATATCAAAACGCATTTCACTTACAGCAAAATCGAAAGAAACGACCTTGAGTATTCAATCGAAGCACAGGGTTACAGGGAAAAAAGAGCCATCAGTAAAATCACGGACGATGCGGACAAACTTCTGCACGAACACGGTATTACTAATTATTATCAATCAGGTGATATGAAAGAGCTTAACGACTCTTTCGGCAGATTAATCAAAGCCGTGGTAATCGGTGTAATTGTACTGATTCTTACACTTATGGTTGTTTACCAGTCACTCAGACTCTCACTCATTATGATTGTAGTACTTCCGCTTTCAATGATCGGCGGTATGTGGGGACTTCTGATTGCAAACAAACCTTCATGTATGCCGAGTATGGTGGGACTGCTGCTGCTTTTCGGTATCATCATCAAAAACGCGGTACTTTTAATAGACTTCTATAAAGAGTACGAACATCAGGGAATTCCTCCGTTTGAAAGTGCGATTGCGGCTATTAAGATCAGATTCAGACCTGTTATGATGACGGCGTTCGGTACGATTGCCGGAATGATTCCTATCGCTCTTGAACAGGCTATCGGACTTGAAAGACTCTCGCCTATTGCGGACGTGGCTATCGGCGGACTCTTTATCGGTACGTTCTTAACACTTGTATATGTACCGATGTTCGCATACTCTACAGACCCGAGAAGAAAAGAAGAAAAAGAAAATTAA
- a CDS encoding efflux RND transporter periplasmic adaptor subunit, with protein MKILKIVIPVLLAVILAVSGMRLIKKRQAVDEKLPPAEQIAIVVKTITPKIENKTITLPYVATVKNDNEVLVNTKFAGKILYIKNLGDDVKKGEVVAKIDSSDLNAKLKEINSQIASVKNKLSAEEINLKNLLATHARTKQLLDVKMASIEQYQTEESKIATLKAQIKADKNSLNALYANKQAVLNNLTYTTLKSPINGVISAKMLNKDDIAFMGKPILKITPKNGNYLFITLPKDYKQIVYKGKVYDLKALNNTFNSLKTFKAEVNDPTLLNGEKVNIKVVEFSGKGMFLPYDAILTVNGKNYVFVVNGNKTDIKEVKILAQGEKYALIDQNITSPVVYAKPDILLRIKAGYPIKVEN; from the coding sequence ATGAAAATATTAAAAATAGTAATCCCGGTACTTTTAGCCGTAATTCTTGCCGTAAGCGGCATGAGACTTATTAAAAAAAGACAGGCTGTTGATGAAAAACTCCCTCCAGCGGAACAAATAGCAATAGTTGTAAAAACCATCACTCCAAAGATTGAAAACAAAACTATTACACTACCATATGTTGCTACAGTTAAAAACGATAATGAAGTGCTTGTAAACACAAAATTCGCAGGTAAGATTTTATACATCAAAAACCTTGGTGATGATGTAAAAAAAGGTGAAGTTGTAGCAAAAATAGATAGCAGCGACCTTAATGCGAAACTAAAAGAGATAAACTCACAAATCGCTTCTGTTAAAAACAAACTCTCAGCAGAAGAGATCAACCTTAAAAACCTTCTTGCCACACACGCAAGAACCAAACAGCTTCTTGATGTAAAAATGGCTTCAATAGAGCAGTACCAGACTGAAGAGAGCAAAATAGCGACTCTAAAAGCCCAGATCAAAGCCGATAAAAACTCCCTTAACGCACTGTATGCAAACAAACAGGCCGTATTAAACAACCTCACATACACAACGCTAAAATCACCTATAAACGGTGTGATAAGCGCAAAAATGTTAAACAAAGACGACATAGCGTTTATGGGCAAACCTATACTTAAAATTACGCCTAAAAACGGAAACTACCTGTTTATCACACTGCCAAAAGATTACAAACAGATAGTATACAAAGGTAAAGTTTACGACTTAAAAGCCTTAAACAACACATTCAATTCACTAAAAACATTCAAAGCGGAAGTTAACGACCCTACACTTCTAAACGGTGAAAAAGTAAACATCAAAGTGGTTGAATTCAGCGGCAAAGGTATGTTTTTACCATACGATGCGATCCTGACCGTTAACGGCAAAAACTACGTGTTTGTGGTAAACGGAAACAAAACCGACATCAAAGAGGTAAAAATACTCGCACAGGGTGAAAAATACGCCCTGATAGATCAAAACATCACAAGCCCGGTAGTTTACGCCAAACCGGATATTCTTCTTAGAATAAAAGCGGGATACCCGATAAAAGTGGAAAATTAA
- a CDS encoding TolC family protein, which produces MKKYSIILVSALLLNAESIGDLLNKIEQIPDTKIDNLMIKEMKTNKKSVVNSLYPKITLTASAEHFSRPNSLVPLPPTESTKIIMSGGSLPFSQNIYRLGFSVSMPIFIKEIYENKNKMEFLLNATKYQAKINLIKRQSTLIIYVSNLNYLYALKNALISQQQSIQTTYEGLKKGVEVGRVPEFKLLRLKDSLITIQNKISEINTKIADIQSKIYTLTNTEVSEPINFVSYRVEKSEFFAIKPLQEKLKSSYYDIKAKKAANYPKVMLKIQGNRSFAKAYNTNEGIVEDFASAGIYVTWDIFNKKNNSEIQKAKIEESKTSLEIQKTVKDLTAQINYINSSLSEIKKQLLSTKESIALKEELLKGAKVAFKLNTMTVDEYLKYEDDLAKAKADLANLIALKNTLIAQKALIYGKNLKKVFK; this is translated from the coding sequence ATGAAAAAATATTCGATTATCTTAGTATCGGCTTTACTGCTTAATGCCGAATCAATTGGGGATTTACTCAATAAAATAGAACAAATCCCTGATACTAAAATAGATAATTTAATGATTAAAGAGATGAAAACAAACAAAAAAAGTGTTGTAAACTCTTTATATCCGAAAATTACACTCACAGCATCGGCCGAGCATTTTTCACGACCTAACAGTTTGGTTCCATTGCCTCCAACGGAAAGTACTAAAATTATAATGAGCGGAGGAAGCCTCCCTTTTTCACAAAATATTTACCGCTTAGGATTTTCGGTATCAATGCCAATCTTTATAAAAGAAATTTACGAAAACAAAAACAAAATGGAATTCTTACTAAATGCAACTAAATACCAAGCTAAAATAAATCTAATAAAAAGACAAAGCACTTTAATTATTTATGTTAGTAATTTGAATTATTTGTATGCATTAAAAAATGCTCTAATTTCGCAACAACAATCAATTCAGACAACATATGAGGGGCTAAAAAAAGGTGTTGAAGTCGGAAGAGTTCCTGAATTTAAACTTTTAAGACTCAAAGATTCATTAATTACCATACAAAATAAAATTTCAGAAATAAACACCAAAATAGCGGATATTCAATCTAAAATTTACACCCTTACAAATACGGAAGTTTCGGAACCAATTAATTTCGTATCTTACAGAGTGGAAAAAAGCGAATTTTTCGCAATTAAACCCTTACAAGAAAAACTAAAATCAAGTTATTACGACATAAAGGCAAAAAAAGCTGCCAATTATCCGAAAGTAATGCTTAAAATCCAAGGAAACAGATCTTTTGCAAAAGCCTATAATACTAATGAAGGAATTGTGGAAGATTTCGCAAGTGCTGGAATATACGTAACATGGGATATATTCAACAAAAAAAACAACTCCGAAATTCAAAAAGCAAAAATAGAAGAATCTAAAACATCTCTGGAAATTCAAAAAACCGTTAAAGATTTAACTGCACAAATTAATTATATCAACTCATCTTTATCAGAAATAAAAAAACAGCTCTTATCAACAAAGGAATCTATTGCATTAAAAGAAGAGCTTTTAAAAGGTGCGAAAGTGGCGTTTAAACTAAACACTATGACGGTTGACGAGTATCTGAAATACGAAGATGACCTCGCAAAAGCAAAAGCCGATCTTGCAAACCTGATCGCATTAAAAAATACCCTAATCGCACAAAAAGCGTTAATTTACGGAAAAAATCTTAAAAAGGTGTTCAAATGA
- a CDS encoding TetR/AcrR family transcriptional regulator: protein MATKEDILKTALKLFANRGYENTSLEEVANKIGITKPAIYYYFKNKKALYNEIFIEKFSKLEFELKDSLEENLKEYIYKLGDFFIKNPCIAKLFSKEITSEAMHLEVDTLKVISKTLKHLTKILEKTNLNPFFIQTMVVSTFTTYANTLKVRERITGILKDDKLTKDFDITKEIYQTILHYIKAHK from the coding sequence ATGGCAACAAAAGAAGATATTTTAAAAACAGCGTTAAAACTATTTGCCAACAGAGGTTATGAAAACACTTCTTTAGAAGAAGTGGCAAATAAAATTGGAATAACCAAACCGGCAATTTATTATTATTTCAAAAATAAAAAAGCTCTTTACAATGAAATTTTTATTGAAAAATTTTCAAAGCTTGAATTTGAATTAAAAGATTCTTTGGAAGAAAATTTAAAAGAATACATCTATAAATTAGGTGATTTTTTCATAAAAAACCCTTGTATTGCAAAACTTTTTTCAAAAGAAATTACTTCTGAGGCTATGCATTTGGAAGTAGACACCCTAAAAGTTATATCAAAAACATTAAAACACCTTACAAAAATACTTGAAAAAACAAACCTAAACCCGTTTTTTATTCAAACAATGGTGGTATCTACTTTTACAACATATGCAAATACACTAAAAGTTAGAGAAAGAATAACAGGTATATTAAAAGATGACAAACTTACAAAAGATTTCGATATTACAAAAGAAATATATCAGACAATATTACATTATATAAAGGCGCACAAATGA
- a CDS encoding coiled-coil domain-containing protein, translated as MKKLAILGLGAALLFGASSDDINKKLDLLLQKIEQLEKKVDKKDAEIEELKKEIKVQQKEIKKSNEEVKKEVKTQLAVKSCKKIKVVNMKYKYHDEVIPYYDITVTLKNEYPKKITYLSGNLYVEDKDKVKIFKDFIQRDVDLPVGGEITIKKTHQLNSDLEQYLKDEKPENLHIYFEVIRADFADGTNIECGIF; from the coding sequence ATGAAAAAATTAGCTATTTTGGGTCTTGGGGCTGCTTTACTTTTCGGTGCAAGCAGTGATGATATTAATAAAAAACTCGATTTACTTCTTCAAAAAATAGAACAGCTTGAAAAAAAAGTAGATAAAAAAGATGCTGAAATTGAAGAACTTAAAAAAGAGATCAAAGTTCAGCAAAAAGAGATTAAAAAAAGCAATGAAGAAGTTAAAAAAGAAGTAAAAACACAACTTGCTGTAAAAAGCTGTAAAAAAATCAAAGTTGTAAATATGAAATACAAATATCACGATGAAGTTATTCCTTATTATGATATTACAGTTACTTTAAAAAACGAATACCCTAAAAAAATTACATATCTTTCAGGTAATCTGTATGTTGAGGATAAAGATAAAGTTAAAATTTTTAAAGATTTTATACAAAGAGATGTGGATTTGCCTGTTGGAGGAGAAATTACAATTAAAAAAACTCATCAGTTAAATTCAGATTTAGAGCAGTATTTAAAAGACGAAAAACCAGAAAATTTACATATTTATTTTGAAGTTATCAGAGCCGATTTTGCAGACGGAACAAATATTGAGTGCGGAATATTTTAA
- a CDS encoding ferritin-like domain-containing protein, with the protein MSFYQNLEKIIECGDINKKFDMFYEIWNNKESLNFKTDKKPKLFEKPSYADFCEIVHPSRVPRRRGFDTNEKKAVLLHAIVHIEFSAIDLALDACYRFPNLPDEYYYDWLEVAEDEIRHFKMINTLLEKTGYKYGDFPVHNSLFEASQKTQDLLSRMAIIPRWYEAGGLDANEKIIKKLQKTKDPFAQEVIDALMIILKEEIPHVQKGDKWFKFECKRQNLEPIETYFKIVDNFFKDWKKKDLNVAARLKAGFTCKELKILNEKIEC; encoded by the coding sequence ATGTCTTTTTATCAAAATTTAGAAAAAATTATAGAATGCGGCGATATAAACAAAAAATTCGATATGTTTTACGAAATATGGAACAACAAAGAAAGCCTAAACTTCAAAACCGATAAAAAACCCAAACTTTTTGAAAAGCCGAGTTATGCAGACTTTTGTGAAATTGTTCATCCTTCAAGAGTTCCGAGAAGGAGAGGATTTGATACGAATGAAAAAAAAGCCGTCTTATTACATGCGATAGTACACATCGAATTCAGCGCAATCGATTTGGCACTTGATGCATGCTACAGATTCCCAAATCTGCCTGATGAATATTATTATGATTGGCTTGAAGTTGCGGAAGACGAGATAAGACATTTTAAAATGATAAACACCCTTCTTGAAAAAACAGGCTATAAATACGGTGATTTTCCCGTTCATAATTCATTATTTGAAGCAAGCCAGAAAACCCAGGATCTTTTAAGCCGAATGGCGATAATCCCGAGATGGTACGAAGCCGGAGGACTTGATGCAAATGAGAAAATTATAAAAAAACTCCAAAAAACAAAAGATCCTTTCGCACAGGAAGTAATAGATGCACTGATGATAATATTAAAAGAAGAGATCCCTCACGTACAAAAAGGTGATAAATGGTTCAAATTCGAATGTAAGCGCCAAAATCTTGAACCAATTGAAACATATTTCAAAATAGTGGATAATTTTTTCAAGGATTGGAAGAAAAAAGATTTAAACGTAGCTGCCAGACTCAAAGCCGGCTTTACGTGTAAGGAACTGAAAATTTTAAACGAAAAAATAGAGTGTTAA
- the moaA gene encoding GTP 3',8-cyclase MoaA encodes MLIDKFERKIDYIRVSVTSRCNFRCLYCMPNTPFEWEPHENILRYEEMFEFLRLAIDEGINKIRLTGGEPLLRKDLDVFVKMLHDYRPDLDLALTTNGYYLKEYAKKLKDAGLKRVNMSLDSLKPEVAAKIAQKDVLNRVIQGLDEALKVGLKVKLNTVVMQGINDTEILDLLEFAKNKGVTIRFIEFMENERAYPGVKRVDSKVILDKIAKKYKFKELPKDNSASRYFETEDGYVFGIIEPHNEDFCKSCNRIRLTAEGYLIPCLFFTESYNIKEALREGNIQKASEILREVVANKPEKNDWQDEEVSTRAFWETGG; translated from the coding sequence ATGTTAATTGATAAATTTGAAAGAAAAATAGATTACATCAGAGTGTCGGTTACCAGCAGGTGTAATTTCAGATGTCTTTACTGTATGCCTAACACTCCTTTTGAATGGGAACCTCATGAGAATATTTTAAGATATGAGGAGATGTTTGAATTTTTGCGTCTTGCAATTGACGAAGGAATAAATAAAATTCGTTTAACAGGAGGAGAGCCGCTTTTAAGAAAAGATCTTGATGTGTTTGTAAAAATGCTACATGATTACAGACCTGACCTTGATTTAGCACTTACTACAAACGGTTATTATTTAAAAGAATATGCCAAAAAACTTAAAGATGCCGGACTGAAAAGGGTAAATATGTCCCTTGACTCTCTAAAGCCTGAAGTTGCTGCAAAAATAGCACAAAAAGATGTGTTAAACAGAGTAATACAAGGACTTGACGAAGCGTTAAAAGTCGGATTAAAGGTAAAACTAAATACTGTAGTAATGCAGGGTATTAATGATACTGAAATATTAGATTTATTAGAGTTTGCCAAAAATAAGGGAGTAACTATAAGATTTATAGAATTTATGGAAAACGAAAGGGCATATCCCGGAGTAAAAAGAGTTGATTCTAAAGTAATACTTGATAAAATAGCGAAAAAATACAAATTTAAAGAGCTCCCGAAAGACAACAGTGCCAGCAGATATTTCGAAACGGAAGACGGGTATGTATTCGGTATAATCGAACCTCACAATGAAGATTTTTGCAAAAGCTGCAATAGGATACGTTTAACCGCCGAAGGTTATTTGATTCCGTGTCTTTTCTTTACGGAGAGTTATAATATCAAAGAAGCCCTAAGAGAAGGAAATATTCAAAAAGCATCTGAAATTTTAAGAGAAGTCGTTGCCAATAAACCTGAAAAAAACGATTGGCAGGATGAGGAAGTTTCAACACGTGCGTTTTGGGAAACAGGAGGGTAA